One Thermodesulfovibrionales bacterium genomic window carries:
- a CDS encoding ATP-binding protein — protein TALTGEVILIRDITRLREMEMQYERNKRLIAMGEMAAHIVHEIRNPLCSIELFATMLEKEILTDRGKELSRGISSGIRSLNTILTNMLIFARPGSINPRPISSSDILSGVFQMLGPILNSSNVTVHCSKNEFLLMGDRELLIQAILNIVINAIQAMPEGGTVWINVYEGDGLVNFSIRDTGRGIEPEIMDRIFDPFFTTKDNGTGLGLAITAKIIQAHGGLINVNSEPGRGSEFILSLPKREEEKTEVSTKKGHSLITDL, from the coding sequence GACAGCTCTTACGGGTGAGGTTATACTGATAAGAGATATAACGAGACTCAGGGAGATGGAAATGCAGTATGAGAGGAACAAGAGATTGATTGCCATGGGAGAGATGGCTGCTCATATAGTGCATGAGATAAGGAATCCCCTCTGCAGTATAGAGCTTTTTGCCACGATGCTTGAAAAGGAGATTCTTACTGATAGGGGCAAGGAATTATCAAGGGGTATATCATCAGGTATCAGAAGTCTTAATACAATACTTACCAATATGCTTATTTTTGCAAGACCGGGGAGTATAAATCCGAGACCTATAAGTTCTTCAGATATATTAAGCGGGGTGTTTCAGATGTTAGGGCCGATACTTAATTCAAGCAATGTGACCGTACACTGCTCCAAGAATGAATTTTTGCTTATGGGAGACAGGGAACTTTTAATACAGGCAATCCTTAATATCGTGATAAATGCCATTCAGGCAATGCCAGAAGGAGGAACTGTCTGGATAAATGTATATGAAGGAGATGGATTGGTTAATTTTTCAATCAGAGATACAGGCAGGGGTATAGAACCGGAGATAATGGACAGAATATTTGATCCCTTTTTTACAACAAAGGACAATGGAACTGGTTTGGGTCTTGCCATCACAGCAAAAATTATTCAGGCCCATGGAGGTCTTATAAATGTAAATAGCGAACCTGGCAGGGGAAGTGAATTCATATTATCATTGCCGAAGAGGGAGGAAGAAAAAACAGAGGTCTCAACAAAAAAGGGCCATTCTCTTATTACTGACCTCTGA